In Sphingomonas sp. SUN019, one genomic interval encodes:
- a CDS encoding RsmB/NOP family class I SAM-dependent RNA methyltransferase yields MTPAARTQAAIELLDAILTAAKDGGAAADTIVSRYFAARRYAGSKDRRAVREQVYAAIRACGERPPSGRAAMLALASRDPVVAATFDDSPHGPAAIDPSEAAARHGVAPAWLIKLLKDSGLDHDTIGSLIDRAPLDIRVNALMGSPEDAVASLGAGEPIPGLPDALRLPTGTNVEALGGLAEVQDAGSQIVAMAARASAGMKVVDLCAGGGGKTLALAAAMRNEGEILATDTDRARLSRLEPRAERAGVGIATTRLLDPGQELMALDDWLGKADVVLVDAPCSGTGTWRRNPEARWRLTPVRIARLVETQRRITAIGATLVKPGGALIYIVCSLLDAEGAGQVDLFLKNHPGWKADRLSLPAGKPHGAGLRLTPLADGTDGFFVARLNAPC; encoded by the coding sequence ATGACCCCCGCCGCTCGCACTCAGGCCGCGATCGAGTTGCTCGATGCGATCCTCACCGCCGCCAAGGACGGCGGCGCCGCCGCCGATACGATCGTCTCGCGCTATTTCGCCGCGCGCCGCTATGCTGGGTCGAAGGACCGTCGCGCGGTGCGCGAACAGGTCTATGCCGCGATCCGCGCGTGCGGCGAACGGCCGCCGAGCGGGCGAGCTGCGATGCTGGCGCTCGCATCGCGCGATCCGGTGGTGGCGGCGACATTCGACGATTCGCCGCACGGCCCGGCCGCGATCGATCCGTCCGAAGCCGCCGCCCGGCACGGCGTCGCGCCCGCGTGGCTGATCAAGCTGTTGAAAGATTCAGGCCTCGACCACGACACGATCGGCTCGTTGATCGACCGCGCGCCGCTCGACATCCGCGTCAACGCCCTGATGGGATCGCCCGAGGATGCGGTCGCCTCGCTCGGTGCAGGCGAGCCGATCCCCGGCCTGCCCGATGCGCTGCGCCTGCCGACCGGCACCAACGTCGAAGCGCTCGGCGGGCTCGCCGAAGTGCAGGATGCGGGCAGCCAGATCGTCGCGATGGCGGCGCGTGCCTCGGCCGGGATGAAGGTCGTCGATCTGTGCGCTGGCGGCGGCGGCAAAACGCTCGCGCTCGCGGCGGCAATGCGCAACGAGGGCGAAATCCTCGCCACCGATACCGACCGGGCGCGTCTGTCGCGTCTCGAACCCCGCGCAGAGCGGGCAGGCGTCGGGATCGCCACCACGCGGCTGCTCGATCCGGGGCAGGAATTGATGGCGCTCGACGACTGGTTGGGGAAGGCCGACGTCGTGCTGGTCGATGCGCCATGCTCGGGCACCGGCACGTGGCGGCGCAATCCGGAGGCGCGCTGGCGGCTCACCCCGGTGCGGATCGCGCGGCTGGTGGAGACGCAGCGCCGCATCACCGCGATCGGCGCGACGCTGGTGAAGCCCGGCGGCGCGCTGATCTACATCGTCTGTTCGCTGCTCGATGCGGAGGGGGCGGGGCAAGTCGATCTGTTCCTGAAGAACCATCCCGGCTGGAAGGCCGATCGCCTGTCGCTCCCCGCGGGCAAGCCGCACGGTGCGGGATTGCGGCTGACCCCGCTGGCCGACGGCACCGACGGATTTTTTGTCGCGCGCCTCAACGCGCCATGCTAG